The stretch of DNA GAGCGCGACGGGCAGCGTGCCGCCGATCACCCACCCGAAGAACCGGCCGGTGGTGGATCCGACGAGACCCCCTTCGACGTCACGGACGAGGTCGTGGAGGATCTCCTCGGCGTCCGTGCCGGTCTCGGGTAGCGGCTTGCCCAACCGCCGGCGCAGGTCACCGACGGTCGCGGTCGCGGCCACAGGCCGGGACGGGGCCGTCTCCAGATATTCGGCGGCGTGGGCTACTGCGACATCGAGGACGTTGTCCATGCCCTCACCCCCAAGAGGCGTTCCAGCGCCCGTTCGCCCCTCGCCGTGAGCCGCACGGACCGATCGCTGAAAGCGCGCGTGATCCACGTGTCGGCGAGGAAGCGGTCGAGCAGAGCCTTGCCGAGGCTGCCGGCGAGATGCGGCCGGCGCTCGGTCCAGTCTGTGCACGCTCGAGCGAGCGCGCGGCGGCCGCGCCGGAGCGCGGACACATCGATCCCAAGGTCCTCGAAGAGCCGCTCGCCGCGCGCGGTCACGTGAAACTCCCCGCCGCCCGCGCGGAGCGCCCGGCGGCTCACCAGGGCGTCGGTGACCGCGACGCCGAGCCGTCCTGCGAGGTGGTCGTAGCAGGTTCGGGCTGTTCGGAGCCGCTCGATGGCGATGCCTTGGGTCAGCGCGATGATCCGCGGGGGCCGCGCCACCGGCAACAATGCTTCGATCGCGTGCGCCACCTCCCGGCCCGCGAGCCGGTAGCGCCGCTGGCGCCCGGAGGCGGTAACCGTCAGGAGCCCGCCCTCGGCGAGTTTGCGGAGGTGCGCGCTCGCGGCCTGCGGGGACGCGCCGCCTCGATACGCGAGCTCCGTTGCGGGCAGCGCGGCCCCGTCGAACAGCGCGAGCAACATCGCCGCCCGCACCCGGTCGCCGATGAGCGCGGCGACGCGCGCAATGTCGGGGTTCGGCGAGTACGCGGCGCGGCCTCGGGGCGTCACGCTCCCATTCTAAAGTACGGACATTACATTGTGTGGTGAAGTATGGCCGCACCTGCGGCGTGGGCCCGGAGGCGTGTTCATGTCCCAGCAAATCGAGCAGGGCTCGCGGCGGACCGACGAGAAGGGCGAACGGGCGCAGCCGACGTCGCGGCGGCAGCATCGGCGCGTGTGATTCACACGTGATTCAATGGGCGGTTCGAGGGAGGGCTCAGCCGGTATGGCCAGGACGCTTCCCAATTTGAAACAACGGTCGGCCGCGGTCACGGAGGGGCCGAACCGCGCCCCCGCGCGCGCGATGCTGCGCGCCACGGGTCTCAGCGACGAAGACTTAAATCGGCCGCTCGTCGGGGTCGCCTCGTCCTGGAACGAGGTCACGCCCTGCAACCTGCACCTGAACGTGCTCGCGCGGCACGTCAAGGACGGCATCCGCGCGGCCGGCGGGACTCCGATCGAGTTCACGACGATCGCCGTCAGCGACGGAATCTCGATGGGCTAC from bacterium encodes:
- a CDS encoding helix-turn-helix transcriptional regulator — protein: MTPRGRAAYSPNPDIARVAALIGDRVRAAMLLALFDGAALPATELAYRGGASPQAASAHLRKLAEGGLLTVTASGRQRRYRLAGREVAHAIEALLPVARPPRIIALTQGIAIERLRTARTCYDHLAGRLGVAVTDALVSRRALRAGGGEFHVTARGERLFEDLGIDVSALRRGRRALARACTDWTERRPHLAGSLGKALLDRFLADTWITRAFSDRSVRLTARGERALERLLGVRAWTTSSMSQ